The following nucleotide sequence is from Natronosalvus caseinilyticus.
TATCCGTGATGGGATGGCAACGATACAGATCCACTATTACACAAATCGAACGCCTCTTTCCAGAGCGACATTAACTCCTGTTTTAATATCACTTCCGTTTGTTGCCCTCGCAGTACTCATTAGGCCTATTATCCCGGTTTCGTTCGTCTTTCTCGTCCTTATTTCTGGATTGTTTTCGATAGCGTATGTACTGGTCATTTTGTCGATTACTGGACTCTTCCAGTATGAAATAATGATTCTCAGATCAATTGAGGAGAAGTATGAGATAGACTCCTGGATGCTCGATATATTGATAAACCGGTTCTCATGAATAGTCTTAGTGATTACCATCTTTCACTATTGGTCATATATTTGTTGGACCGATAAAACGATGCCGCGGGTACTGGTGTTCAACATACAGTCACTTTACGAGAATTCCGCTCGGTTGGTGGGGTATAAAATTGTGGTTATATATTAATACTTTATAAAATAACAGATATAAATAACATTTCCATCAGTGGTCTCACTAGAGAGACTTGACGTAGATAATACTGGCTAGCAATTTGGCATATAACAGCGTTTCAGTAGCTGTCGAAGCACTATTAGTTTCGTACACTCTCCATGAACATCGTACTGAAATATTTGATTTTCAGACACTGTCTAGATGAGAGTTTGAGGAACGAGCAGGTGGTGGCGAGAAGTGCTCATGCAACTCGCCGACCTGCTCAGAGAAACCTTGAACGTGGACTGTGATGAGGGTTGGGAGAACGATCGCACCCCGGCACCCGTCAGGGTGTTTGGGGTGCGTCTGCACTCGATGGGATTGTCGGTTCGGGAGGTCGTCTCAGTGCTTGAATTACTCGGTATTGACCGCTCTCACGGCGCAATTTGGAACTGGACGCACACGCTGTCCGAGGCGCAGAGCGACCCGCCGACGGCCTCGCCGTCGCGGGTCGCGGTCGACGAGAAACAGATCGAGGTCGACGGCGAGAAAAAGTGGCTGTACGCCGCAATCGACACAGAATCGAAGCTCTTGCTGGAAATCGACGTGTTCAGCCGCCGCGGCACCGACCCCGCGGCGGCGTTCCTCTCACGCTTGAGGAGAAACACGATTTCGACGACACAGCGTTTCTCGTGGATGCTGGCGGCTATCTGACTGCCCTTGCTCGTCGGAAGTTGAACGGTCAGCTCGACTACAGCGAGCGAAACACCATCGAAAAGTGGTTTCAGACAGTGTCGATGCGGATCGACCGCTTTCACTCGTTCTGGCGGGGCAGTCCAGCCAGCGCACGCCGCTGGCTGAGGCGCTTCAGACACCATTATAGCCACGATCGACCGAACCAGGCACTAAACGGCCGAACCCCTGTCGAGGAGGTGGGAACTAGACAGTACCGATTTTCACTGCTTGTCGATCAACCCCAAATTCATCAGAGACTATATGATGGTGCCACGAGTCTCGTTACCTCTTCAGCGTTCTCCCAACTTGAAATATTCCTTACATAGACTGTGTCAAGTATCGTTACCTCCCTCTGAACACACTATGCAGGATAGAGTCAGCCGAATCCAGACGAACCGAAACATATTTAGTTGATAATGGTAACGCTCAACTGTACAATCGAGATGTAGTTGATCGGCTAGACTGATACTTCGCTCGTACCGATCATTCAAATCCCGACTAATGACACCGAATATTCTTCTCGTGGTTCTTGACTCCGTACGGGCACGGAACACGTCTCTTTATGAGTCCGATGCCGAGACGACTCCGTTTTTAGAAGAATTCGCTCAAAAGGCGACCGTTTACGAGCAAGCGCGTGCCCCAGGAACGGATAGCCTTCAGAGTCATGCAAGCATTTTCACCGGCCTGCACGTCGCTGAACACCAAATGCGAGATATCGGAGACCGGCTCCGACCCGGCAACACCATTTGGGAAGAACTAGCCGCGGATGGATACGAGACAGGTGTGTTTTCGTACAACTCCTACCTAACTCAGGCCCCAGTTGGTCTATCTGATGCGTTCGAGACGGTAGTTTCAGGTGAAAACCACCGTGTACCCTTCCCTGGCGGGTTTGATCCCTCAAATCTCAATCGAGATGGTCTCAAGCGCTACTTAGAATTCATGCAGTGCGTTGTCAGTAGCGGGCGACCGCTACAGTCACTTGCGAACGGATTGGCACTCTGGGACGTCACGAGGCCATTGATTCCGTCGAAATTCCAGGGGCTAAATATAGTCCCTGACAGCAAGTTTACCGACGAATTCGAGACCTGGGTCGATAACCGTAATGGTTCGTGGGCGGCCTGTGTCAACTATATGTGCGCCCACACGCCATACCTCCCTGATCCTGAGTACAACTTATGGGCCGACCAGACGGAACGTAAATTAATGTGTGATCTTAAGTCTCACAAATGGGAGTTCATCGCCGGATGCCGGCCCTGGAGCGAGCGGGCTGCTCTTGAGCGAGCATATAATGGATGTATACGCCAAGTCGATGCCGAGCTGAAGCGACTGCTTTCAACACTGTCCAGACATGGTGAGCTCAATAACACGCTTGTGGTCATTACTGCTGACCACGGCGAAGGATTCGGCGAAAAAGGTACCATTCGCCCCGTTCGGTCGGTTGCACATGGGACAACTGGTGGGCTTGAGGAAGAGATCCTCCATGTCCCGCTCGTAGTCAAGTACCCCAACCAAACTGAAGGTACGCGTATAAAGACTGTCGCATCCTTGACTGAGTTCCCGACGCTCGTTAGGCGAACGATTGCCGGTGAGCGGGACGAATCCGGATTCATCCCCGATAATGGTCTCGTTCTGGCCTCGGATAGCGGACTGTCCGAACAGAAACGTGATAGCGTGCCGGAATACGTTGAAGATGTTGAGGTATATGAACACGGTGGTAAGGCTGTATATCGAACGACTCGAGACAAACGAATTCGAAAAGACGTCAAGTGGAACGGCAACACGATGGCGTTTGATTGCACCTCTCCAAGGGAGACAATTAGGCTCGACGATCCCGATCCAACGGTACTTCAGGAGGCATTCGCCGGACTTGAGCCTTCGAAGGCCGTCACATCGGACGATGTTGTGCCAGCTGACGATGTTAAAGCACGGCTCGAACAACTCGGCTACCGGTGACCTAATCAATCAAGGTATCCTAGCTCCCGAAATCGTTGTTTGACTGCTTTGTCTTCCTTTATATTCGAGAGGTCAGTATCGGTCGTCTGCGCCATCTTTAGGTGTTCACTCATGACGGCCGTGAACCGATTGACGACCTCGGGATTATCGTCGCTCACGTCTCTTGTTTCGTTGGGGTCCGCCACCAGATCATACAGGTCAAACTACCTTTAGCCTGTCCCAAAGACCTTTTTAGTTAGGAGTATGGGCCGTAAGAATGTCAATTACTCCCTTGGACGTACAGATGACCGGCAGTGTCTAGTTAGGCTAGTTTGAGGAACGAACAGGTCATGGAGATAGTTTGGAACATTGCTCGCAGACCTGCTCAGCGAGTGGTACGCAGCG
It contains:
- a CDS encoding sulfatase-like hydrolase/transferase; the encoded protein is MTPNILLVVLDSVRARNTSLYESDAETTPFLEEFAQKATVYEQARAPGTDSLQSHASIFTGLHVAEHQMRDIGDRLRPGNTIWEELAADGYETGVFSYNSYLTQAPVGLSDAFETVVSGENHRVPFPGGFDPSNLNRDGLKRYLEFMQCVVSSGRPLQSLANGLALWDVTRPLIPSKFQGLNIVPDSKFTDEFETWVDNRNGSWAACVNYMCAHTPYLPDPEYNLWADQTERKLMCDLKSHKWEFIAGCRPWSERAALERAYNGCIRQVDAELKRLLSTLSRHGELNNTLVVITADHGEGFGEKGTIRPVRSVAHGTTGGLEEEILHVPLVVKYPNQTEGTRIKTVASLTEFPTLVRRTIAGERDESGFIPDNGLVLASDSGLSEQKRDSVPEYVEDVEVYEHGGKAVYRTTRDKRIRKDVKWNGNTMAFDCTSPRETIRLDDPDPTVLQEAFAGLEPSKAVTSDDVVPADDVKARLEQLGYR